Proteins encoded in a region of the Tribolium castaneum strain GA2 chromosome 7, icTriCast1.1, whole genome shotgun sequence genome:
- the LOC135266816 gene encoding uncharacterized protein LOC135266816, translated as MVGAMKSFIATRIFFILPMTMSLAEEVEISTGVYWKKLPGTINYEATIPLTYSTSWRSNMKTESEINPINYCSRGEGKVGCKIIDEMGRLSTIYERERSMLGQMVDSQVKAGHQTNRRFQRALDFIASSFEWCCGFATQQKFNKLAMTEGELAQHVEEIQRGLSETLKNIGKESHEFAAYQKEAATAFEKVEKRMHIIEKLAMDMTNNNNIHMEEDEKLITAAVYNTYLNLKRTLNNLRTMEENEIATACKQHLIPQTILPPAILRKDLQKLALHIQQHEQELAIPMSNIWMLYTLPISDCTLTGGNITIQARIPIRRKGYTWTLYELISVPFAWYNHTCRIQHESTYVAISNGKKIETRTISGVSLHHCRPFENKLCFLPRFSADSIHGPTCVRKLISGGSIEELGSHCPMTCYRSQALTITEIEDEIFIMTHIDEKASIRCDAHETTIGPTSDKIQPGARKIHVPCHCTLISREEVLIEKRYPCIEQEVKEVSVVHVIPAIWSSLGSLVLGEFRQKDQLRFTNVSQCLNLNWTLTVPHLNLTSTANRVEEIREQLNNHNIDHQFSATYALHGDTILLIWNTVLSVFVAYLVLKRNPGGIIIAPTPGVHAWGEESQLGHQVVLVLMHIALLTFLIYVLAKIIKLCCRKRNSKEANSRQGSKIREEEGSASSEENEVLSPRPRVNHREKSRSEGRLELDEASLLSLARGQKTRVTLEPLPTRSEVMIHNVSEI; from the exons ATGGTCGGTGCCATGAAGAGCTTTATAGCGACTAGAAT attttttattcttcccATGACCATGTCTCTAGCAGAGGAAGTCGAAATCAGTACAGGGGTGTACTGGAAAAAGTTACCAGGGACAATTAATTATGAAGCCACCATTCCCCTTACCTATTCGACGAGCTGGAGGTCAAACATGAAGacagaaagtgaaattaaccCGATCAACTATTGTAGCAGAGGAGAAGGAAAAGTCGGATGTAAAATAATCGATGAGATGGGGAGACTTTCGACCATCTATGAGAGGGAACGTTCAATGTTGGGACAAATGGTGGACAGTCAGGTTAAAGCGGGCCACCAAACAAACAGAAGATTTCAAAGGGCGCTGGACTTCATAGCAAGTTCATTCGAATGGTGTTGCGGGTTTGCgacacaacaaaaatttaataagttgGCAATGACAGAAGGCGAATTAGCACAACACGTGGAAGAAATCCAACGAGGATTAAGCGAAACCTTGAAAAACATAGGTAAGGAGTCACACGAATTTGCAGCGTACCAAAAAGAAGCAGCGACTGCTTTTGAAAAGGTGGAGAAAAGGATGCACATAATCGAAAAACTGGCAATGGACATGacaaacaacaacaacattcacATGGAGGAGGACGAAAAATTAATCACAGCGGCGGTCTACAACACctatctaaatttaaaaaggacCTTGAACAACTTAAGGACGATGGAAGAAAACGAAATTGCGACCGCCTGTAAACAACACTTGATACCTCAAACCATCTTACCACCAGCAATTTTGAGAAAAGACCTTCAGAAATTAGCCCTACACATCCAGCAACACGAGCAGGAACTGGCCATTCCTATGAGTAACATCTGGATGTTATACACGCTACCGATAAGTGATTGCACGCTGACTGGAGGAAACATAACCATACAGGCACGAATCccaattagaagaaaaggttACACCTGGACTCTGTATGAGTTAATCAGTGTACCTTTCGCCTGGTACAACCACACTTGCAGGATTCAACATGAGAGCACATATGTCGCAATTTCGAACGGGAAGAAAATAGAGACGAGAACAATCTCCGGTGTGAGCCTGCACCACTGTCGaccttttgaaaataaattgtgtttcCTACCGAGGTTTTCGGCCGATTCGATTCATGGGCCGACGTGCGTAAGAAAATTAATCTCAGGGGGGTCAATCGAAGAATTAGGAAGCCATTGTCCTATGACATGCTACAGATCACAAGCACTGACTATCACAGAGATCGAAGACGAAATATTTATCATGACTCATATTGACGAAAAAGCCAGTATTCGCTGTGACGCACATGAAACCACAATCGGACCTACAAGCGACAAAATTCAACCGGGAGCAAGAAAAATTCACGTGCCCTGTCATTGTACACTTATTTCAAGGGAAGAAGTCttaattgaaaaaagataCCCATGCATAGAGCAGGAAGTGAAGGAAGTATCCGTAGTCCACGTGATACCGGCAATATGGTCCTCGCTTGGTTCACTAGTATTAGGTGAATTTAGGCAGAAGGACCAATTAAGATTTACGAACGTAAGCCAATGTCTCAACTTGAACTGGACTCTCACCGTTCCCCATCTCAATCTGACATCAACAGCAAATCGAGTGGAAGAGATAAGAGAACAGCTGAATAATCATAACATCGACCATCAGTTCAGCGCCACATACGCTTTGCACGGTGATACGATTTTACTGATTTGGAACACGGTCCTGTCAGTGTTCGTGGCATACTTGGTGTTAAAAAGGAATCCAGGAGGGATAATAATTGCTCCCACTCCAGGAGTGCACGCTTGGGGTGAGGAGAGCCAATTGGGACACCAAGTGGTTCTCGTGCTCATGCACATAGCATTATTAACCTTTCTTATTTATGTAttagcaaaaattattaagttgtgCTGCagaaaaagaaattcaaaagAGGCAAACTCTCGGCAAGGGTCAAAAATTCGAGAAGAAGAAGGTAGCGCGAGTTCGGAGGAAAATGAAGTACTTTCTCCAAGGCCAAGAGTGAACCACAGGGAAAAGAGTCGGTCGGAGGGACGACTCGAACTGGATGAAGCAAGCCTGCTGTCTTTGGCAAGAGGTCAAAAGACCAGAGTGACTTTGGAGCCACTCCCAACTAGGAGTGAAGTAATGATTCACAACGTAAGTGAAATctag